In one window of Camelina sativa cultivar DH55 chromosome 15, Cs, whole genome shotgun sequence DNA:
- the LOC104746870 gene encoding uncharacterized protein LOC104746870 — MASTDFEPLALPEPTYGMGLEPIVGANICQHSDLSLVAKVKHTLGKASFTKLQSSFLGHIINLSARDIGFSGKIFHYLMLRRLKTRGRNLWFTVDMQPLRFSMREFFLTTGIQCEPIHREPRNNGKDPISEPYSWAVRGDYTLTQLQYRLFNEPEEGEEPLDDKEKECLAAVVLTEGILMTPNSTEKIPLSRLKHASDFEMYTAQPWGKEAYNILATCIQKFDKNTWFKGQYSVKGFPMALYIWALSAVPIFGDKFAIRCNFSRTFYPLILNWQSSRYARFDDVVEAIKTATCVEVKTIIGDPEEYKHLVDKDDNDFEEVIGLVMKGYRLKKEEWSTRLVDIYCALGELGDKMGEKLPDFEKQEKMEKNLSDSEKLDIILFMLDDFNKRLEAIEEAVKTTSGEDKDKGSHEDEDGQNRNEEVINEEAGKQNVDGDIAREDFVESQSADSVRPSNTQDGSYAADDENTQKTGGDDGNYFEETPKDKSPSPRPSTPKFDLLSEEDEDSGKDKSIDKEKGXKGASNKKRVLRE, encoded by the exons ATGGCATCAACTGATTTTGAACCCCTTGCACTACCAGAACCAACATATGGTATGGGTTTAGAACCAATTGTTGGAGCAAACATATGTCAACATTCGGACTTAAGCCTAGTTGCCAAAGTTAAACATACATTAGGAAAAGCATCTTTCACGAAGCTTCAATCTTCCTTCCTTGGGCACATCATCAATCTTTCTGCCAGAGACATTGGATTTTCTGGGAAAATATTCCACTACTTGATGCTGAGAAGGCTGAAGACAAGAGGGAGAAACTTATGGTTTACAGTCGACATGCAACCTCTTCGGTTTTCCATGAGAGAGTTCTTCCTTACAACAG ggATTCAATGCGAACCTATTCATAGAGAACCAAGGAATAACGGAAAAGATCCAATTAGTGAACCATATTCTTGGGCGGTGAGAGGAGATTACACTTTAACTCAACTTCAATATCGACTATTTAATGAACCAGAAGAGGGTGAAGAACCTTTGGATGACAAGGAAAAGGAATGCCTCGCTGCAGTGGTATTAACAGAAGGTATTTTGATGACACCAAATTCAACAGAGAAGATACCTCTGTCTAGGCTGAAGCATGCATCAGATTTCGAGATGTATACAGCCCAACCATGGGGCAAGGAAGCGTATAACATTCTCGCCACATGCATTCAGAAATTCGATAAAAATACTTGGTTCAAAGGTCAGTATAGTGTCAAGGGATTTCCCATGGCATTATATATATGGGCCTTGAGTGCTGTTCCAATTTTTGGTGATAAATTTGCGATAAGATGTAATTTTTCAAGAACATTCTATCCACTGATTCTCAATTGGCAATCAAGTCGTTATGCAAggtttgatgatgttgttgaagCTATTAAGACAGCAACTTGt gttGAAGTCAAAACAATAATTGGAGATCCAGAAGAATATAAGCATTTGGTTGATAAAGATgacaatgattttgaagaagttatTGGCTTGGTTATGAAAGGCTATaggttgaagaaagaagaatggtcTACAAGATTAGTTGATATTTACTGTGCTTTGGGAGAGTTGGGTGACAAAATGGGGGAAAAATTGCCAGACtttgagaaacaagagaaaatggagaaaaatttgTCAGATTCAGAAAAACTTGACATAATCCTCTTTATGTTAGATGACTTCAACAAAAGACTAGAAGCCATTGAAGAAGCTGTCAAAACCACATCAGGGGAAGATAAGGATAAAGGA tctcacgaagatgaagatggacaGAATAGAAATGAAGAGGTTATAAATGAAGAG GCTGGCAAACAAAATGTTGATGGAGATATTGCTAGAGAAGATTTCGTAGAAAGCCAGTCTGCAGATTCTGTCCGTCCGTCAAACACACAAGATGGGAGCTACGCTGCAGATGATGAAAACACTCAAAAaactggtggtgatgatggtaaTTACTTTGAAGAAACACCAAAG GATAAATCTCCTTCTCCACGCCCTTCTACACCAAAATTTGATCTTCTttctgaagaagatgaggatagtGGAAAAGATAAAAGCATTGATAAAGAGAAGGGAN AGAAAGGAGCAAGCAATaagaagagagttttgagagagtGA
- the LOC104748492 gene encoding uncharacterized protein LOC104748492: MRFSLREFVITTGLPVGTVPSGTVTSKKDLWMNDKMTCKRLLDTLKVKGKDMKSEERIRLGALILVEGILIAQNPVVQIPLKNLLRASSFENFCKYPWGEIAYESLVRDVKQMTVGTLAKKQYGMAGFPFAIQIWLLSSVRQLGEHFGVRESISSQNQHLPLILQWQKTSSPKFNEIKFVFESCKFEVKTIVGDPDEYSHLVMPPNDEDKDFDEVVKLVIQGYRMTKEEWIQGFIQVEKGEQNQKKRVREAAGLVRLENHVGITTAAATPQWESRAFQEEEVPASATAFQEEEVPASATASQKEEVPASATAFQEEEVQASATSFQEEEVRASAPDFEEEEVPPSPSKFVSKEDNQDYQHEKHTDLRGDPSVIPEENTQDTNENDPQEEDMNNDKDEKPNSADDVYSSQEEAYTIISDDEEYGRGGPGISAFPKEDNIFCWKGTITGSYWQGEKLVFTRDILLGKIG; the protein is encoded by the exons ATGCGATTTTCGCTAAGGGAATTCGTCATTACAACAGGCCTTCCCGTAGGCACTGTTCCATCAGGTACTGTTACATCGAAAAAAGATTTGTGGATGAATGATAAAATGACCTGCAAACGTCttcttgatactttgaaagttaaaGGGAAAGACATGAAATCTGAGGAAAGAATTAGATTAGGTGCTTTGATACTAGTGGAGGGGATATTGATAGCTCAAAATCCAGTAGTTCAAATTCCCTTAAAGAATTTGCTGAGAGCCAGTAGTTTTGAGAATTTCTGTAAGTATCCTTGGGGTGAAATTGCTTACGAATCATTAGTGAGAGATGTGAAACAAATGACTGTGGGAACGTTGGCAAAGAAACAGTATGGAATGGCTGGCTTTCCATTTGCAATCCAAATCTGGTTGTTATCTTCAGTTCGACAGCTAGGGGAACATTTTGGTGTTAGGGAAAGCATTTCAAGCCAAAATCAACATCTCccactgatcttgcaatggcaAAAGACATCTTCCCCAAAattcaatgaaataaaatttgttttcgaGTCTTGCAAG TTTGAAGTGAAAACAATTGTCGGTGATCCCGATGAATATAGCCATTTGGTTATGCCACCGAATGATGAAGACAAGGATTTTGACGAAGTTGTTAAACTTGTAATCCAAGGCTATAGGATGACTAAGGAGGAATGGATTCAAGGATTTATTCAAGTTGAAAAGggagaacaaaatcaaaaaaagcGTGTGAGAGAAGCTGCAGG ATTAGTGAGACTGGAGAATCATGTGGGGATCACTACTGCTGCTGCAACACCACAATGGGAATCAAGGGcatttcaagaagaggaagtaccagcctcGGCAACTGcatttcaagaagaggaagtaccagcctcTGCAACTGCTTCCCAAAaagaggaagtaccagcctctgcaactgctttccaagaagaggaagtacaaGCCTCTGCCACTtcttttcaagaagaggaagtacgaGCCTCTGCCCCcgattttgaagaagaggaagtaccacCTTCTCCAAGTAAATtt GTATCTAAAGAAGATAATCAAGATTATCAACATGAGAAACATACTGACTTGAGAGGGGACCCAAGTGTTATTCCTGAAGAAAATACCCAGGATACTAATGAAAATGATCCACAAGAAGAGGATATGAATAATGATAAG GATGAGAAGCCTAACAGTGCTGATGATGTATACTCAAGTCAAGAAGAAGcgtacactattatatcagatGACGAAGAGT ATGGGCGTGGTGGTCCAGGGATATCTGCGTTTCCAAAGGAAGACAACATCTTCTGCTGGAAAGGGACGATAACAGGAAGCTATTGGCAGGGA GAAAAACTAGTTTTTACAAGAGACATCTTACTGGGGAAGATTGGGTGA